One Pseudomonas sp. HOU2 genomic window carries:
- a CDS encoding DUF4174 domain-containing protein, producing the protein MLIRSLTLTLLLAIAGPLFAADNDSPIAGDVGRARPLIVIAQSTVDPVWVGLKKSLEDPANKKGVTDRNIKVYTILNMAGQLDGKDLGQQDTMALLRSLKLGAGAYPKVFLLGKDGEAKLSASGDEAKSVDLKKIFDTVDALPASEKEISAPTVAETKATAAEPAAKKGEKGAKPTKPAKPSKPPEMPDD; encoded by the coding sequence ATGCTCATCAGGTCACTGACCCTGACACTCTTGCTGGCGATTGCCGGCCCCTTGTTCGCCGCTGACAATGACTCGCCCATAGCCGGGGATGTGGGACGGGCCCGACCGTTGATCGTAATCGCACAAAGCACCGTCGATCCGGTGTGGGTGGGGTTGAAAAAGTCGCTGGAAGATCCTGCCAACAAGAAAGGTGTGACTGATCGCAACATCAAGGTTTACACCATCCTCAACATGGCCGGTCAGCTCGATGGCAAAGACCTCGGTCAGCAGGACACCATGGCTTTGCTACGGTCGCTGAAACTCGGTGCCGGCGCGTACCCGAAAGTGTTCCTGCTGGGCAAGGACGGCGAGGCCAAGCTCTCGGCCTCGGGCGATGAAGCGAAGTCGGTGGACCTGAAGAAGATCTTCGACACGGTTGATGCATTGCCGGCGAGCGAGAAAGAAATCAGCGCACCGACGGTTGCTGAAACCAAGGCCACGGCCGCCGAACCTGCAGCCAAGAAAGGCGAGAAGGGCGCCAAGCCAACCAAACCGGCGAAACCGAGCAAGCCACCGGAAATGCCGGATGATTGA